A stretch of Prosthecochloris marina DNA encodes these proteins:
- a CDS encoding type III pantothenate kinase → MVSLSMMVVLIIEIGNSVTDCAVFEGEQCIATYTIQTEKLEGRKEVLDQTRRILNNHPSVYHAAVCSVVPSVGELFLSILASTLSGKVVEINSSLSLPFALDYDPPHTLGADRLALCALSCRSWPDKAIIALDIGTAITFDVVSSRGVYLGGMILPGLDLMTAVLHDRTAKLPLVEITEEPIPLLGKSTADCMQSGVFWGCVKQVEGLLSRVHRFLSDELQENTVRIIGTGGNSRLVASVMENPPVIDEQAVLKGAKVLLDMNL, encoded by the coding sequence GTGGTATCTTTGTCAATGATGGTCGTTTTGATTATAGAAATAGGCAACTCTGTTACAGACTGTGCGGTTTTTGAAGGAGAGCAGTGTATTGCGACTTATACAATCCAGACAGAAAAACTCGAGGGCAGGAAAGAGGTTCTGGATCAGACCAGAAGGATTCTCAACAACCATCCTTCCGTTTACCATGCCGCTGTCTGTAGTGTTGTTCCCTCTGTCGGTGAGCTGTTTTTAAGTATCCTGGCGAGCACTCTCTCCGGAAAGGTTGTGGAGATCAACAGTTCGTTATCCTTGCCGTTTGCGCTTGATTACGATCCCCCGCATACTCTAGGTGCCGATCGGCTGGCTCTTTGCGCGTTGAGTTGTAGAAGCTGGCCAGATAAAGCTATTATCGCTCTTGATATCGGAACAGCCATTACCTTCGATGTTGTAAGCTCACGAGGTGTTTATCTTGGCGGGATGATTTTGCCCGGGCTCGACCTGATGACCGCAGTGCTGCATGATCGTACGGCGAAGCTTCCTTTGGTAGAAATAACGGAGGAGCCGATACCGCTTCTTGGAAAGTCAACAGCCGATTGTATGCAAAGCGGGGTATTCTGGGGGTGTGTCAAACAGGTTGAAGGGCTGCTTTCCCGTGTTCACCGTTTCCTTTCTGATGAGTTGCAAGAGAATACGGTAAGAATTATCGGAACAGGCGGAAACAGCAGGCTTGTTGCTTCGGTCATGGAAAATCCACCGGTAATTGATGAGCAGGCGGTGTTGAAAGGGGCAAAGGTATTGTTGGA
- a CDS encoding secondary thiamine-phosphate synthase enzyme YjbQ: MKSFHKELWMNVPDRMGFVNITRNVEQALSESGISEGLCLVNAMHITASVFINDDEPGLHSDYKRWLEELAPHEPLSLYRHNLTGEDNGDAHHKRQIMGREVVVAVTRGELHFGPWEQIFYGEFDGRRRKRLLIKIIGE; encoded by the coding sequence ATGAAATCATTCCACAAAGAGCTCTGGATGAACGTACCTGACCGGATGGGATTCGTGAACATTACCCGGAACGTCGAGCAGGCGCTTTCTGAAAGTGGCATCAGTGAAGGTCTTTGTCTTGTCAACGCAATGCATATTACCGCTTCGGTGTTCATCAACGATGACGAACCTGGGCTTCATAGTGACTACAAACGATGGCTCGAAGAACTGGCACCTCATGAACCGCTCAGTCTTTATCGGCATAACCTGACAGGCGAAGACAACGGTGACGCACATCATAAACGCCAGATCATGGGAAGAGAGGTTGTTGTCGCTGTAACCCGGGGAGAACTGCATTTTGGCCCATGGGAGCAGATTTTTTATGGCGAGTTCGATGGAAGAAGAAGAAAAAGACTGCTGATTAAAATAATAGGGGAATGA
- a CDS encoding glutamine synthetase III has product MKKNQESKTETIKTIKEELLENNNKNAVSSYFGALTFDHKAMRKKLPKEVYRALQKTIQTGNKLSEEIAGAVAHGMKEWAMESGATHYTHWFQPMTGATAEKHDAFLTFDKDGTPIERFSGGQLIQGEPDASSFPSGGMRTTFEARGYTAWDPTSPAFLMKGGKGLTLCIPTVFISYHGEALDEKTPLLRSMDAVSKSAIKLLGILGVAGISRVNTYAGAEQEYFLVDRKFYSMRPDLVMSGRTLLGAMPPKGQQLEDHYFGAIPNRVLEFMQEVEEELYLLGIPAKTRHNEVAPHQFEIAPIFERANIAADHNLLVMEVMRRVAERKGFALLMHEKPFAGINGSGKHNNWSIGTAEGMNLLEPGDTPESNIQFLVFLVAVLKGVYKRAGVLRASIASIGNDHRLGANEAPPAVVTVFLGELLEKVLDAIESGKVDFATEKQVLNLGLAHLPVLNKDYTDRNRTSPFAFTGNKFEFRAVGSSQPISVPNMVLNTLMAEAMDELADEIQSKIDSGVDKDAAIQEVLRAEIAATKPVRYQGDNYSENLQQAAADRALPNLKNTPQAMRVLRDSDTREMFVKYSVLSQEELDARLNTRLERYVKGIDIEARTLQLMLKTFVIPNVSEYQGEIAISFNALVDAAERVGVSGKTLKSQGGHLKELAESLGAVIDLTAELDAVIEKMDTLEEGFDMADYSADVVLPAMDKVREVADKLEFMVDRDKWELPTYSEMLFEH; this is encoded by the coding sequence ATGAAAAAAAATCAAGAAAGTAAAACAGAAACCATAAAAACCATAAAGGAGGAGCTGTTGGAAAACAATAACAAAAATGCGGTATCATCGTATTTCGGTGCTTTGACTTTTGATCACAAGGCGATGCGAAAAAAACTTCCAAAAGAGGTTTATCGAGCATTGCAGAAAACCATACAAACCGGTAATAAGCTTTCCGAGGAAATTGCCGGAGCTGTTGCTCACGGCATGAAAGAATGGGCTATGGAAAGCGGGGCTACCCACTATACCCATTGGTTTCAGCCAATGACAGGTGCGACAGCAGAGAAGCATGATGCGTTTTTGACTTTTGATAAGGATGGAACTCCTATCGAGCGCTTTTCGGGTGGACAGCTCATTCAGGGCGAACCCGATGCATCGAGTTTTCCTTCAGGAGGTATGAGAACTACTTTCGAGGCGCGCGGCTATACAGCCTGGGATCCGACAAGCCCGGCTTTTCTCATGAAAGGCGGTAAAGGGCTGACGCTCTGTATTCCAACGGTCTTTATCTCCTACCATGGTGAAGCACTCGATGAAAAAACACCACTGCTTCGTTCCATGGATGCCGTCAGCAAATCAGCGATCAAACTGCTCGGTATTCTTGGTGTGGCCGGCATCAGCCGTGTCAATACCTATGCGGGGGCGGAGCAGGAGTACTTTCTTGTTGACCGCAAGTTTTACTCGATGCGTCCCGATCTGGTGATGAGCGGGCGCACGCTTCTTGGTGCTATGCCTCCGAAAGGCCAGCAGCTTGAAGATCATTATTTCGGTGCCATTCCAAACAGGGTTCTCGAGTTCATGCAAGAGGTTGAAGAAGAGCTCTATCTATTGGGTATTCCCGCAAAAACCCGTCATAACGAAGTCGCTCCGCATCAGTTTGAAATCGCTCCGATTTTCGAGCGTGCGAACATTGCGGCGGATCATAATCTGCTTGTTATGGAAGTGATGCGAAGAGTTGCCGAAAGGAAAGGTTTCGCACTTCTCATGCATGAGAAGCCTTTTGCAGGTATAAACGGTTCAGGTAAACACAACAACTGGTCGATCGGAACAGCTGAAGGCATGAACCTGCTCGAGCCCGGGGATACTCCTGAATCGAATATACAGTTCCTTGTGTTCCTTGTTGCCGTTCTGAAAGGTGTTTACAAACGTGCAGGTGTTCTGAGAGCTTCAATTGCCAGTATAGGCAATGACCACCGTCTTGGTGCAAACGAAGCCCCACCGGCTGTTGTGACGGTTTTCCTCGGTGAACTGCTTGAAAAGGTGCTTGACGCTATCGAGAGTGGCAAAGTTGATTTCGCAACCGAAAAACAGGTGCTTAACCTCGGCCTTGCTCATCTGCCGGTCCTGAACAAGGATTATACCGATCGTAACCGTACATCACCGTTCGCGTTTACCGGAAACAAATTCGAGTTCCGCGCGGTAGGTTCTTCCCAGCCTATTTCGGTGCCGAACATGGTGCTGAACACACTTATGGCTGAAGCAATGGATGAGCTTGCAGATGAGATTCAAAGCAAGATCGATTCCGGAGTTGACAAGGACGCGGCGATTCAGGAAGTTCTTCGTGCCGAGATCGCTGCAACCAAACCTGTTCGTTACCAGGGCGATAACTACAGTGAAAACTTACAGCAAGCTGCGGCTGACAGAGCGCTTCCGAATCTTAAAAACACGCCGCAGGCTATGCGGGTGCTGCGTGACAGCGATACACGTGAGATGTTTGTCAAGTATTCCGTTTTGTCACAGGAAGAACTTGACGCAAGGCTCAACACTCGTCTCGAGCGTTACGTCAAGGGTATCGATATCGAGGCAAGAACCTTGCAACTGATGCTCAAGACCTTCGTTATTCCGAATGTTTCGGAGTATCAGGGAGAAATTGCCATTTCCTTCAACGCACTGGTGGATGCTGCCGAGAGGGTCGGGGTATCGGGTAAAACCCTTAAAAGCCAGGGCGGTCATCTCAAGGAACTCGCCGAAAGCCTTGGGGCAGTTATCGACTTGACTGCCGAGCTTGACGCGGTCATCGAAAAGATGGATACTCTGGAAGAAGGATTCGACATGGCGGATTACTCTGCCGATGTCGTTTTGCCAGCTATGGACAAAGTCCGCGAAGTTGCTGACAAACTCGAGTTTATGGTGGACAGGGATAAATGGGAGCTGCCGACTTACTCGGAAATGCTTTTCGAACACTAA
- a CDS encoding Lrp/AsnC family transcriptional regulator gives MSGHIDLIDLKIVEALGDNGRIRLSELAEIVGLSIPSVSERLDKLQKKGIIKKFTTQVDERRLGFDIQAFVWARVDSSKHYKSFMEHVLREEEIMECYAVTGEGSHILRVMTHNTESLEQLLSRVQSWPGVLGTNTSFVLSQIKRNTKISSDIVRRNLQDRQVLAVFDEKKSRK, from the coding sequence ATGTCGGGTCACATTGATCTTATCGATTTGAAAATTGTTGAAGCGCTCGGTGATAATGGTCGTATAAGACTGAGCGAATTGGCTGAAATTGTTGGTTTGTCGATCCCTTCAGTCAGCGAGCGTCTCGATAAACTTCAGAAAAAAGGAATTATCAAGAAGTTTACGACCCAAGTGGATGAGAGGCGTTTGGGGTTTGATATCCAGGCGTTTGTTTGGGCAAGAGTTGATTCATCCAAGCATTACAAGTCCTTTATGGAACATGTGCTCCGTGAGGAAGAGATTATGGAGTGCTATGCCGTAACCGGAGAAGGTTCGCACATTTTGCGGGTCATGACACATAATACCGAATCGCTTGAACAACTTCTTTCAAGGGTGCAGAGCTGGCCCGGGGTGCTCGGGACCAACACAAGCTTTGTTTTATCACAGATAAAGAGAAATACGAAGATCAGTTCCGATATCGTCCGCAGGAACTTGCAGGATAGGCAGGTTCTGGCTGTATTTGATGAAAAAAAATCAAGAAAGTAA